A single Ctenopharyngodon idella isolate HZGC_01 chromosome 22, HZGC01, whole genome shotgun sequence DNA region contains:
- the zgc:174906 gene encoding uncharacterized protein zgc:174906 yields MDGPVAGTKLIQRHKPELLEALMGDTEFLLQHCHASGILSNNEYNNIKDINMRSKQVRDILDYVIHKDNKHALSFLKLLKTQDMQETFPKLQFLQKLQINKRKTTKNTETTAKRRQEVLENDNLQEQLSIINSRMVSEREMMMVAGYIGNNWRQVGIMALGMKTTTLQQIEEDNKLHKERVFAMLRKWSMRERDQATATRLYSLLTQEEYDVDPQNINFLMENN; encoded by the exons ATGGATGGACCAGTAGCTGGCACCAAGCTCATTCAGAGACACAAGCCAGAGCTACTGGAGGCCCTGATGGGAGATACAGAGTTCCTGCTTCAGCATTGCCATGCCAGTGGAATACTGTCCAACAATGAGTACAACAACATCAAAGACATTAACATGCGTTCAAAGCAGGTACGGGACATCTTGGATTATGTGATTCACAAAGACAACAAGCATGCTCTGAGTTTCCTCAAATTGCTGAAAACACAAGACATGCAAGAGACATTTCCTAAACTGCAATTCCTTCAAAAACTACAAATCAACAAACGCAAGACAACAAAAAATACAG AGACGACAGCCAAACGAAGGCAGGAGGTGTTGGAAAACGACAATCTGCAGGAGCAGCTGTCTATAATCA ACTCCAGGATGGTGAGTGAGAGGGAGATGATGATGGTGGCCGGCTACATTGGGAACAACTGGAGGCAGGTGGGAATAATGGCACTAGGTATGAAGACCACCACCCTTCAGCAGATAGAGGAGGATAACAAACTACACAAAGAGCGCGTTTTTGCCATGCTGCGAAAATGGAGCATGCGTGAGAGGGACCAAGCCACAGCAACTCGACTCTATTCCCTCCTAACCCAAGAGGAGTACGACGTAGACCCCCAAAATATCAACTTCCTAATGGAAAACAACTGA